A single genomic interval of Zunongwangia sp. HGR-M22 harbors:
- a CDS encoding energy transducer TonB: protein MALLETKHEKKSLTITVVLHILLLVILFFFGFTYLDPPPEDGIAINFGTSEVGSGNDQPTKPIESAPKNTSPAVTPPEPEPVVEDQVVTQEVEEAPVVEEKKEVKKPVETEKPKEKPKKEEPAKKPDPKPDKSTTDAMSSILNGPERSGEASGGEGNDNAAGDKGSPDGDPNAKSYYGNGAGLDGDGNYRLGGRRALNKEKFVQDCNESGIVVVRIEVNRQGQVIAATPGVKGTTNNATCLTEPARKAAMATKFNSDTDAPSRQVGTIVYNFKLSE, encoded by the coding sequence ATGGCGCTCTTAGAAACCAAACATGAAAAAAAATCTTTAACGATTACAGTAGTATTACATATACTGCTGCTAGTCATTTTATTCTTTTTTGGTTTTACTTATCTAGATCCACCACCAGAGGACGGTATAGCTATTAATTTTGGTACATCTGAAGTTGGGTCAGGAAACGATCAGCCTACCAAGCCTATTGAATCTGCACCTAAAAATACAAGTCCGGCGGTTACACCTCCGGAGCCTGAACCTGTAGTTGAAGATCAGGTGGTAACTCAGGAAGTAGAAGAAGCACCAGTAGTTGAAGAAAAAAAGGAGGTCAAAAAACCGGTCGAAACCGAAAAGCCAAAAGAAAAGCCTAAGAAAGAAGAGCCTGCAAAGAAACCAGATCCAAAGCCAGATAAATCTACTACCGATGCGATGAGTAGTATTTTAAATGGTCCTGAAAGAAGTGGAGAAGCAAGTGGAGGAGAAGGTAATGATAATGCAGCTGGAGATAAAGGCTCTCCAGATGGCGATCCAAATGCAAAAAGCTATTATGGTAATGGAGCTGGGCTTGATGGCGATGGTAATTATCGTCTTGGTGGTAGACGCGCTTTAAATAAAGAAAAATTTGTTCAGGATTGTAACGAATCTGGTATTGTTGTGGTTCGTATAGAGGTAAATCGCCAGGGACAGGTAATAGCAGCTACACCTGGTGTAAAAGGAACCACCAATAATGCTACTTGTTTAACAGAACCAGCACGGAAGGCAGCAATGGCAACTAAATTTAATAGTGATACAGATGCTCCTTCTCGCCAGGTAGGAACTATAGTTTATAACTTCAAATTATCTGAATAA
- a CDS encoding Glu/Leu/Phe/Val dehydrogenase dimerization domain-containing protein: protein MKELLKVYENKEPEIVFHWNDPETEAEGWTVINSLRGGAAGGGTRMREGLDKNEVLSLAKTMEVKFTVSGPAIGGAKSGINFDPKDPRKKGVLERWYKAVSPLLKSYYGTGGDLNVDEIHEVIPITEDCGVWHPQEGVFNGHFQPTEADKINRIGQLRQGVIKVLENTDYSPDISRKYTVADMITGFGVAEAVNQYYNIYGGDIKGKKAIVQGFGNVGSAAAYYLSQMGAKVVGIIDRAGGLIKEEGFSFEEIKDLFLNKEGNTLNSPNLIPFEEINEKIWKIDAEIFAPCAASRLVTKDQISNLIDRKLEVISCGANVPFADKEIFFGPIMEFIDERVSLIPDFISNCGMARVFAYFMERRVQMTDEAIFNDTSITIKNAIQNTFNNNSSSTNISKTAFEVALKQLV, encoded by the coding sequence ATGAAAGAATTATTAAAAGTTTACGAGAATAAAGAACCGGAAATTGTTTTTCATTGGAATGATCCTGAAACGGAAGCTGAGGGTTGGACGGTAATCAACTCTTTAAGAGGTGGTGCCGCTGGAGGAGGAACGAGAATGCGAGAAGGATTGGATAAAAATGAGGTACTTTCTTTAGCAAAAACAATGGAAGTGAAATTTACCGTTTCTGGACCTGCTATTGGTGGAGCAAAATCGGGAATAAACTTCGATCCTAAAGATCCACGTAAAAAAGGTGTTTTAGAGCGTTGGTATAAAGCGGTTTCTCCTTTATTAAAAAGTTACTACGGAACTGGCGGTGATTTAAATGTAGATGAAATTCATGAAGTAATACCTATTACTGAAGATTGCGGAGTTTGGCATCCACAAGAAGGTGTTTTTAACGGCCATTTTCAGCCAACCGAAGCAGATAAGATAAATAGAATAGGACAGCTGCGCCAAGGAGTAATTAAGGTTTTAGAAAATACGGATTACTCTCCAGATATATCCAGAAAATATACTGTAGCCGATATGATTACCGGTTTTGGTGTTGCCGAAGCTGTAAATCAATATTATAATATTTACGGTGGAGATATAAAAGGTAAGAAAGCGATCGTACAAGGATTTGGAAATGTAGGTTCTGCTGCTGCTTATTATTTATCGCAGATGGGAGCAAAGGTAGTCGGGATTATCGATCGTGCCGGTGGTTTAATTAAAGAAGAGGGGTTCTCTTTTGAGGAAATCAAAGACTTATTCTTGAATAAAGAAGGAAATACACTGAATTCACCAAACTTAATTCCTTTTGAAGAAATCAATGAAAAAATATGGAAAATTGATGCTGAAATCTTTGCGCCATGTGCAGCTTCTAGATTGGTAACTAAAGATCAAATTTCTAATTTAATCGATAGAAAGCTGGAAGTGATTTCTTGTGGGGCAAATGTTCCTTTTGCAGATAAAGAAATTTTCTTTGGCCCTATTATGGAATTTATTGATGAGCGTGTAAGTTTAATCCCAGATTTTATTTCGAATTGCGGGATGGCTCGTGTATTTGCTTATTTTATGGAGCGTCGTGTACAAATGACAGATGAGGCTATCTTCAATGATACGTCAATCACTATAAAAAATGCAATCCAAAATACGTTCAATAATAATAGTAGCAGTACAAATATTAGTAAAACCGCATTTGAGGTTGCTCTTAAACAGTTAGTATAA
- a CDS encoding acyl-CoA dehydrogenase: protein MNFELTEEHIMIRDAARDFAKNELLPGVIDRDEKQEFPKEQVKKMGELGFMGMMASPEYGGGGMDTISYVLAMEEISKIDASASVIMSVNNSLVCWALDTYGSKEQKEKYLTKLTTGEKLGAFCLSEPEAGSDATSQRTSAIDKGDHYLLNGTKNWITNGGTADYYLVIAQTDREKKHRGINAFIVEKGWEGFEIGPKENKLGIRGSDTHSLNFNDVKVPKENRIGEDGFGFKFAMKTLSGGRIGIAAQALGIASGAFELARDYSKQRKAFGTEISNHQAIAFKLADMYTAIESSRHLVMKAAWDKDQKTSYDLSGAMAKLSASQTAMDVTVEAVQIHGGNGFVKEYHVERLMRDAKITQIYEGTSEIQKIVISRSVLKY, encoded by the coding sequence ATGAATTTCGAATTAACCGAAGAACATATAATGATTCGCGATGCCGCTCGCGACTTTGCTAAAAATGAATTACTTCCCGGCGTTATTGATAGAGATGAGAAACAAGAATTCCCAAAAGAGCAAGTTAAGAAAATGGGAGAACTTGGATTTATGGGAATGATGGCTTCACCTGAATATGGCGGTGGTGGGATGGACACTATTAGTTATGTCCTGGCCATGGAAGAAATTTCTAAAATCGATGCATCAGCATCCGTTATCATGTCGGTAAACAACTCTTTAGTTTGTTGGGCATTGGACACCTACGGCTCTAAAGAACAAAAGGAGAAATATCTGACAAAGCTTACAACTGGAGAAAAATTAGGTGCATTTTGCTTATCTGAACCCGAAGCTGGTAGTGACGCTACTTCTCAGCGTACTTCCGCAATCGATAAAGGAGATCATTATTTATTAAACGGAACCAAAAACTGGATTACCAATGGCGGTACCGCAGATTACTATTTGGTAATCGCACAAACCGATCGAGAGAAAAAACACCGCGGAATAAATGCCTTTATTGTAGAAAAAGGATGGGAAGGTTTTGAAATTGGCCCGAAAGAAAACAAGTTGGGAATTAGAGGAAGCGACACGCATTCTTTAAATTTTAACGACGTAAAAGTTCCAAAGGAAAATAGGATTGGCGAAGATGGTTTTGGTTTTAAATTCGCTATGAAAACATTATCGGGCGGCAGGATAGGTATTGCAGCGCAAGCTTTGGGAATTGCCTCTGGCGCTTTCGAACTAGCTAGAGATTACAGTAAACAACGTAAAGCTTTTGGTACTGAAATTAGCAATCACCAGGCTATTGCTTTTAAGCTTGCAGACATGTATACAGCTATAGAAAGCTCACGACATTTAGTAATGAAAGCTGCTTGGGACAAAGACCAGAAAACAAGTTACGATCTAAGTGGTGCGATGGCAAAATTAAGTGCATCGCAAACAGCAATGGATGTGACAGTAGAGGCAGTACAAATACATGGCGGCAATGGCTTTGTAAAAGAATATCATGTCGAGCGATTAATGCGAGATGCAAAAATTACGCAGATTTACGAAGGAACTTCAGAAATACAAAAAATTGTAATTTCAAGAAGCGTACTTAAATATTAG
- a CDS encoding ExbD/TolR family protein, with product MNLRGRNKVSPEFSMSSMTDIVFLLLIFFMLTSPVITPEALDLILPKAKGKTTNQQNVSVSITKELQVYINDERISNSALESTLKSKLAGIENPTIILRAEEGVPIEKAVNVMDIANRNRYKIVLAVKPE from the coding sequence ATGAATTTAAGAGGGAGAAATAAAGTTAGTCCGGAGTTTAGTATGAGCTCAATGACAGATATTGTGTTCTTGTTATTGATATTTTTTATGCTAACTTCTCCGGTAATTACTCCAGAGGCTTTGGATCTAATTCTTCCAAAAGCTAAAGGAAAGACCACGAACCAGCAGAATGTTTCGGTAAGCATAACTAAAGAACTGCAGGTGTACATTAATGATGAGCGAATTAGTAATTCAGCCTTAGAAAGTACATTAAAAAGTAAACTGGCAGGAATAGAAAATCCAACAATAATTTTACGTGCAGAAGAAGGTGTGCCAATCGAAAAGGCAGTAAACGTAATGGATATTGCTAATAGAAATAGATATAAAATAGTCCTAGCGGTAAAACCGGAATAA
- the gltB gene encoding glutamate synthase large subunit, whose product MTPKEQGLYLPEFERDNCGAGFICNLKGKQTNDIIHKALDILIRLEHRGAVSSDGKTGDGAGILIEIPHNFFKKVCNFNLPEFGEYAAGMVFLPRSENQLKICKEIFEEEIINQGLNIIGWREVPVDKSCLGSIATLSEPNVQQIFIGKDEDTNDLHFRAKLFAARKIAEHKIYSSNLGEAEYFYLPSLSTKTIIYKGLLMPQDINIYYKDLNDPDLVTKLALVHQRFSTNTFPTWDLAQPFRYMCHNGEINTLRGNLSRMKAREELFESEIFGDDIKKILPVTLEGKSDSASMDMVLEMLLQTGRSLPEAIMMMVPEAWEKNPSMTDNKKAFYEYNACIMEPWDGPASIPFTDGQYIGALLDRNGLRPSRYTLTKDGYVIMSSETGVVDVKPENVELHGRLEPGRMFLVDMVEGRIVGDEEVKEQIVSKRPYRKWLKENLLPLAEVPYTGNKTPIEPEEFQTRQKVFGYTLEDIKTIISPMATQGKEAIGSMGTDIPLAVLSDKPQLLFNYFKQLFAQVTNPPLDGIREEIVTDISLSIGEDKNIFDITPDHAKKLRIQNPVISNEDLDKIKYIEHDDFRAKSISILYEVEKGMNGLEERLDQIVLEIKKAVDEDRNIIILSDRNVSDKLAPIPSLLACSFVHHELKKHKRRSAFGIVIESAEPREPHHFALLFGYGACAINPYMVNEIIYKLSENGDIDEKDPDVAVKNFNKAIGKGIVKIMNKIGISTLHSYRGSQIFEILGLNKKFTNKYFTNTPSRIEGIGLYEIEREIQKRHQLAFNPPETETGLDLEIGGDYRWRRNGERHMLNPASVAKLQQAVKQNSFQTYKEYSNFVNNQTKNLMTLRGMFKFKKLNPIPVEEVEPWTEIVKRFKTGAMSFGSISKEAHENLAIAMNRLQGKSNSGEGGEDANRFTRDANGNWRNSAIKQVASGRFGVSINYLSNAKEIQIKMAQGAKPGEGGQLPGPKVNPDIAKTRNSTPYVGLISPPPHHDIYSIEDLAQLIFDLKNANREARINVKLVSKVGVGTIAAGVAKAKADVVLISGYDGGTGASPLTSLRHAGLPWELGIAEAQQTLLLNNLRSRITVECDGQLKTGRDVAIACLLGAEEFGFSTAPLVASGCIMMRACHLNTCPVGIATQDPELRKNFKGTPEDVINFMYFVAQELREIMASLGFRTLNEMVGQSQKLDMDKAIEHYKAQGIDLSGILYKPNIDKDIPLYKTQDQNHGLEHVLDFDILSKAHPAIYRKEKMSLDFKISNINRTTGAILSNEISKIHGEGGLPENTLELNFKGSAGQSFGAFATRGLTLNVTGNTNDYFGKGLSGATLTVRVPEEATFKSDENVIIGNVALYGAINGEAYINGIGGERFCVRNSGAKAVIEGIGDHGCEYMTGGRAVILGQIGRNFAAGMSGGIAYIYNADNKLDNNNFNMEMIELEELTNDDASELKELIQNHYYHTDSEVAGEILDNWKESLSKFIKVMPTEFKKALQRMEDEKNEEKNLELKTA is encoded by the coding sequence ATGACACCAAAAGAGCAGGGGCTATACTTGCCTGAATTTGAGAGAGATAATTGCGGCGCGGGATTCATTTGTAACCTAAAAGGTAAGCAAACAAATGATATTATCCATAAAGCTTTAGATATTTTAATTCGATTAGAGCATCGCGGGGCTGTAAGTTCAGATGGAAAAACCGGAGATGGTGCCGGTATATTGATCGAAATTCCACATAATTTTTTCAAAAAAGTTTGCAATTTCAACCTACCAGAATTTGGTGAGTATGCGGCAGGGATGGTTTTTCTCCCAAGATCAGAAAATCAATTGAAAATATGTAAAGAGATTTTTGAAGAAGAAATTATTAATCAAGGATTAAATATTATCGGCTGGAGAGAAGTCCCGGTAGATAAATCCTGTTTGGGAAGCATCGCTACTTTAAGCGAACCTAATGTTCAACAAATCTTTATTGGTAAAGATGAAGATACAAATGACTTACATTTTAGAGCTAAGTTATTTGCAGCTCGTAAAATTGCAGAACATAAAATATATAGTTCTAATTTAGGCGAAGCTGAATATTTTTACCTTCCTAGTTTATCAACAAAAACAATTATTTACAAAGGGTTATTGATGCCTCAAGACATCAATATCTACTATAAAGATCTTAACGATCCAGATTTGGTAACCAAACTTGCTTTGGTTCACCAACGATTCTCTACAAATACATTCCCTACCTGGGATTTGGCCCAGCCATTTAGATATATGTGTCACAATGGTGAAATCAATACACTAAGAGGGAATTTAAGCCGAATGAAAGCCCGTGAAGAGCTTTTTGAAAGTGAAATTTTTGGTGATGACATCAAAAAAATATTACCAGTGACTTTAGAAGGAAAATCAGATTCTGCTTCTATGGATATGGTTTTAGAAATGCTTTTACAAACTGGGCGTTCTCTTCCAGAAGCTATCATGATGATGGTTCCTGAAGCTTGGGAGAAAAACCCTTCGATGACAGACAATAAAAAAGCATTTTACGAATATAATGCCTGCATAATGGAACCTTGGGATGGCCCTGCTTCTATCCCCTTTACCGATGGACAATACATTGGCGCACTGTTAGACCGTAATGGTTTACGACCATCCCGATATACATTAACCAAAGATGGTTATGTAATTATGTCTTCTGAAACAGGTGTTGTTGATGTAAAACCTGAAAATGTTGAATTACACGGTCGCCTTGAACCTGGAAGAATGTTCTTAGTAGACATGGTTGAAGGTCGAATAGTTGGCGATGAAGAGGTTAAAGAACAAATTGTATCAAAGAGACCTTATAGAAAATGGTTAAAGGAAAATTTATTACCACTAGCTGAAGTACCATATACCGGAAACAAAACCCCTATAGAGCCTGAAGAATTCCAGACAAGACAAAAAGTTTTTGGATATACTTTAGAAGATATCAAGACGATCATTAGCCCAATGGCTACGCAGGGAAAAGAGGCGATTGGTTCTATGGGAACAGATATTCCTTTGGCCGTTCTCTCAGATAAGCCACAATTACTTTTTAATTATTTTAAACAATTATTTGCTCAGGTAACCAATCCACCGTTAGATGGAATACGCGAAGAAATTGTTACCGACATTAGCTTATCCATAGGTGAAGACAAAAACATTTTTGATATCACCCCAGATCATGCTAAGAAACTTAGAATTCAAAATCCAGTTATCTCAAACGAAGATCTGGATAAAATAAAATATATAGAACACGACGATTTCCGTGCAAAATCAATTTCAATATTATATGAAGTTGAAAAAGGAATGAACGGTCTTGAGGAAAGACTGGATCAGATTGTATTGGAAATTAAAAAAGCGGTAGATGAGGATAGAAATATCATTATACTTTCAGATAGAAATGTAAGCGATAAGTTAGCTCCTATCCCATCCCTTTTGGCTTGTTCCTTTGTTCATCATGAACTCAAAAAACACAAAAGAAGATCTGCTTTCGGAATCGTAATTGAATCTGCTGAACCTAGAGAACCACATCATTTTGCATTGTTATTTGGTTACGGCGCATGTGCTATTAACCCTTACATGGTAAATGAAATCATCTATAAACTTTCTGAAAACGGTGATATTGATGAGAAAGATCCAGATGTAGCAGTTAAAAATTTCAATAAAGCGATTGGAAAAGGTATCGTTAAGATCATGAATAAGATTGGTATTTCTACCTTACATTCCTACCGTGGTTCACAAATTTTTGAAATTCTAGGTTTAAATAAGAAATTCACTAATAAGTACTTTACCAATACTCCTTCGAGAATTGAAGGTATTGGACTTTATGAAATTGAAAGGGAAATCCAGAAAAGACATCAATTAGCCTTTAATCCACCAGAAACTGAAACTGGTTTGGATCTAGAAATTGGTGGTGATTATCGCTGGCGAAGAAATGGGGAGCGCCATATGCTAAATCCTGCTTCTGTAGCAAAACTACAACAAGCAGTAAAGCAAAACAGTTTTCAAACGTATAAGGAATATTCCAACTTCGTTAATAATCAGACCAAAAACCTGATGACTCTTCGGGGGATGTTTAAATTCAAAAAATTAAATCCAATCCCGGTAGAAGAAGTTGAACCCTGGACAGAAATTGTAAAACGCTTTAAAACAGGTGCAATGTCGTTTGGCTCCATTAGTAAAGAAGCCCACGAAAATCTTGCAATTGCCATGAATCGTTTACAAGGAAAAAGTAATAGTGGTGAAGGTGGTGAAGATGCAAACCGTTTTACTCGCGATGCTAACGGAAATTGGAGAAATAGTGCCATTAAGCAGGTAGCCTCAGGAAGATTCGGTGTTTCGATTAATTACCTGTCTAATGCGAAAGAGATTCAAATTAAAATGGCTCAGGGTGCAAAGCCGGGTGAAGGCGGACAATTACCTGGTCCAAAAGTGAATCCAGATATCGCAAAAACCAGAAATTCTACTCCTTACGTAGGTTTAATTTCGCCTCCTCCTCACCATGATATTTATTCTATTGAAGATTTAGCGCAGTTAATTTTCGATCTTAAAAACGCTAATAGAGAAGCTAGAATAAATGTAAAACTTGTATCTAAAGTAGGTGTAGGAACCATCGCGGCTGGTGTCGCAAAAGCAAAGGCCGATGTCGTTTTAATCTCTGGATATGATGGCGGTACTGGAGCATCTCCACTAACATCATTAAGACACGCAGGTTTACCTTGGGAGTTAGGTATTGCTGAAGCCCAGCAAACTTTATTACTTAACAATCTGAGAAGCCGAATTACGGTTGAATGTGATGGTCAGTTAAAAACAGGACGGGACGTTGCAATTGCATGTCTTCTGGGAGCCGAAGAATTTGGTTTTTCAACTGCTCCATTAGTTGCATCAGGTTGTATTATGATGCGCGCATGCCATTTAAATACTTGTCCCGTTGGTATTGCAACGCAAGATCCTGAATTGAGAAAGAACTTTAAAGGTACACCTGAAGACGTTATCAATTTCATGTATTTTGTTGCACAGGAGTTACGCGAAATAATGGCGAGCTTAGGCTTTAGAACATTAAACGAGATGGTTGGACAAAGTCAAAAACTAGATATGGATAAAGCTATTGAGCATTACAAAGCTCAAGGAATAGATTTGTCTGGCATTCTTTACAAACCAAATATCGACAAAGACATACCTTTATATAAAACTCAGGATCAAAATCATGGGTTAGAACACGTTCTAGATTTTGATATTTTAAGTAAGGCACATCCAGCGATTTATCGCAAAGAAAAAATGAGCCTAGACTTTAAAATCTCGAATATCAACAGAACAACTGGTGCCATACTGAGTAATGAAATCTCAAAGATTCACGGCGAAGGAGGATTACCAGAAAATACACTAGAACTTAACTTTAAAGGTTCTGCTGGTCAAAGTTTTGGTGCTTTCGCTACACGTGGTCTCACCTTAAATGTTACCGGTAACACAAATGATTACTTCGGAAAAGGCCTTAGTGGTGCAACACTTACTGTTCGCGTACCAGAAGAAGCTACATTTAAATCGGACGAAAATGTAATCATAGGAAATGTTGCATTATACGGAGCGATTAATGGTGAAGCTTACATCAATGGTATTGGCGGAGAACGTTTTTGCGTTAGGAATTCAGGTGCAAAAGCAGTGATCGAAGGAATTGGCGATCATGGTTGTGAGTACATGACTGGTGGTCGAGCAGTAATATTAGGACAAATAGGTAGAAACTTCGCTGCTGGTATGAGTGGAGGGATTGCTTACATCTACAATGCAGATAATAAATTAGACAACAATAATTTTAATATGGAGATGATCGAGTTAGAAGAACTAACCAATGATGACGCTTCAGAATTAAAAGAGTTAATACAAAATCATTATTATCATACTGATAGTGAAGTTGCAGGTGAAATTTTAGATAATTGGAAAGAAAGTCTATCTAAATTCATCAAAGTGATGCCTACCGAATTTAAAAAAGCATTACAACGAATGGAAGACGAAAAAAACGAAGAAAAAAACCTGGAACTTAAAACGGCGTAA
- a CDS encoding anhydro-N-acetylmuramic acid kinase, producing MRKKDYFVIGVMSGTSLDGIDLAYLHFSAENNYNFKILEAQTIDYSEEWRENLNSGISLNQEELKDLDKKYTRYLADVILQFIAEYKIENLDAICSHGHTIKHEPQNGYTLQIGNLPEIADYLQSNVVCDFRVQDVALGGQGAPLVPIGDQLLFGEYQYCLNLGGFANISEERNKQMLAYDICAVNTVLNYFTKKLGKAYDDKGQIASGGGLHEKLLQQLNNLDYYAKKPPKSLGIEWVKAEVLPLIDSEEIPIPDILHTYTIHVAQQVAKVLDNNVGSKILVTGGGAFNDFLIQQFREYSNCEFIIPDSKIIDFKEALIFGLLGVLKLEGKVNVLSSVTGAKKDHSSGKVFAFEAI from the coding sequence ATGAGAAAAAAAGACTATTTCGTAATTGGAGTGATGTCTGGCACTTCGTTAGATGGAATTGATTTGGCATACCTCCATTTCTCTGCTGAAAATAACTATAATTTTAAAATTCTTGAGGCTCAAACTATAGATTATTCTGAAGAATGGCGTGAAAACCTGAATTCAGGAATTTCTTTGAATCAAGAAGAGTTAAAAGATTTAGATAAAAAGTATACTAGGTATTTAGCCGACGTGATTCTTCAATTTATTGCTGAATATAAGATCGAAAATCTGGATGCTATTTGTTCGCATGGGCATACGATAAAACATGAGCCCCAAAATGGATACACTTTACAAATAGGAAATCTCCCTGAAATTGCAGATTATCTTCAAAGTAATGTGGTTTGCGATTTTAGAGTTCAGGATGTTGCGCTAGGAGGGCAAGGAGCGCCACTGGTGCCTATTGGCGATCAGTTACTTTTTGGTGAATATCAATATTGTTTGAATTTAGGGGGCTTTGCAAATATCTCTGAAGAGCGTAATAAGCAAATGCTAGCTTACGATATTTGTGCTGTAAATACCGTACTGAATTATTTTACTAAGAAACTGGGCAAAGCTTACGATGATAAAGGCCAAATTGCTTCAGGAGGAGGATTGCATGAAAAATTACTTCAGCAATTAAACAATCTTGATTATTATGCTAAAAAACCTCCAAAATCTCTCGGCATCGAATGGGTGAAGGCTGAAGTTTTACCGCTTATTGATTCCGAAGAAATACCTATTCCCGATATTTTACATACCTATACGATACATGTAGCACAGCAGGTAGCAAAAGTTTTGGATAATAATGTAGGATCTAAAATTTTAGTGACGGGTGGTGGCGCGTTTAACGATTTTCTTATTCAACAATTTAGGGAGTATTCAAATTGTGAATTTATAATTCCAGATAGCAAGATTATCGATTTTAAAGAAGCTTTAATTTTTGGATTGTTGGGTGTACTTAAATTAGAAGGGAAAGTGAACGTTTTAAGTTCGGTTACCGGCGCTAAAAAAGATCATTCTTCAGGAAAGGTATTTGCCTTTGAAGCTATTTAA
- a CDS encoding MotA/TolQ/ExbB proton channel family protein, giving the protein MLYFIQQDTIAQTAQDTAAVSEEKTLSIFDLLLSGGIAGQIIILILFILLFAAVYIYFERLFAIKSASQVDKNFMHQIKDSVSNGNIESAKMRCSQADNPVARLTEKGISRIGSPLEDINTAIENAGRLEVYKLEKNVSILATIAGVAPMIGFLGTVIGMVIAFHELATSSGQAQMGLLAEGIYTAMTTTVAGLIVGIIAYIGYNHLVVKTDKVVHQMEATAVDFLDLLNEPA; this is encoded by the coding sequence ATGCTATATTTTATTCAGCAGGATACCATTGCGCAAACAGCGCAGGATACTGCAGCGGTTTCAGAAGAAAAAACACTTTCTATATTCGATTTGTTATTAAGTGGTGGTATTGCTGGGCAGATCATTATCCTTATTCTTTTTATTTTACTTTTTGCAGCGGTTTATATCTATTTTGAAAGATTGTTTGCTATAAAATCGGCAAGCCAGGTAGATAAAAACTTTATGCATCAAATTAAAGACAGTGTTTCTAACGGTAATATCGAGTCGGCAAAAATGCGTTGCTCTCAAGCAGATAATCCCGTAGCAAGACTAACCGAAAAAGGAATTTCAAGAATTGGTAGTCCACTAGAGGATATCAATACAGCTATTGAAAATGCTGGCCGTCTGGAAGTTTATAAACTTGAAAAAAATGTTAGTATTCTTGCAACTATTGCTGGAGTAGCACCTATGATTGGTTTCTTGGGTACGGTGATTGGAATGGTAATTGCTTTCCATGAGTTAGCAACTAGTAGTGGTCAGGCACAAATGGGACTGTTAGCTGAAGGTATTTATACAGCTATGACGACCACTGTTGCAGGTCTAATTGTAGGGATTATCGCTTATATTGGATATAACCATCTGGTGGTAAAGACCGATAAAGTTGTGCATCAAATGGAAGCTACTGCGGTAGACTTTTTAGATCTTTTAAACGAGCCAGCTTAA